CGCAGTCAACGCTCCAGGATCTTATGGAGTTAATTTAATCGTTCAAAAGTCTAATCCGCTATACGTCAAGCATCTCGATGTGTGTGTTGCGAATAAGGTGCCTTTTTACATTACGAGTTTAGGGAATCCCAAAGAGGTAATTGAAAAGGCCCACGGGTATGGTGGAAGGGTGTTTTGCGATGTTACCAATTTAGCACACGCTCGCAAAGTAGCTGGTTTGGGGTGCGACGGATTTATTGCCGTTGGAGCAGGTGCTGGAGGGCATGCAGGACCCAACGCTCTTCATGTGTTGGTGGAGCGACTGAATAATGAATTTCCCGAAATACCTGTTGTAGCTGCGGGTGGTGTTGCAACGGGCAAATCTATGGCGGGACTAATGGTTTTAGGCGCTGCAGGTGTATCCGTTGGAACCAGGTTTATATCTTCCGATGAGGCCTCGGTTAACGATGCCTACAAATCGGCAATTAACGACTACGATATGGATGACATCGTATTAACTGAGAAAATTTCTGGTACGCCCTGTGCAGTAATCAATACTCCATTTGCCAAGAAGATTGGATATAAGCAAAATTTCTTCGAAAAGTTGCTTAGCAAAAACAGAACCATACGGAAGTATTTTAAAATGCTGGTGCAGTACCGAGGAATGAAGTGGATGGAAAAAAGTGCTAAACCAGGAAATTATCAAACTCTTTGGAGTGCAGGTCAGAGTGTAGGGATGATAAAAGAAACGCTAAGTACCAAGGAGATTATCCAAAATTTTAAAGAACAATACCATTCCGCTATTTCGATCTATTGTAAAAAGGAAGAAATCCCAGGTTAGGTAGTTCCCTATAGTTTCATCAGAAAAGCTTAATACTGCAAACAAAAAAGTCCGTCTAAACCTAGACGGACTTTATACATTAATGGGGGGTATTATTTTTTAAAGACCACTTTTCCTCCAATTATTGTTAGTAGAACTGAAGTGTTTTTTATGGCTTCGGGGTTTGCCTCTAATAAATCGGTATTGAGTAAGACTAAGTCTGCCTTTTTACCAGTTTCCAGACTCCCTACCTCGTCTTCCATATGCATACTTAAGGCTGCCCAAATGGTTATTCCCCTTAGTGCTTGTTCTCTTGTTAAGGCTTCTTCAGCGAGGAATTTCTCGTTTAGCTTTCCACCGATATCTTCCCTGAAAACAGCGGAATAAAAAGTTGCAATGGGATCTATGTCTTCCACGGGAAAATCTGTTCCCAAGGCAATCCATCCAAGTTGCTTGGTAAGGGTTTGGTACGCATAAGATAGGTTTAATCGGTTTGGTCCTAATCGCTCTGCCGCCCATTTTGCATCAGAGGTTGCGTGGGTGGGTTGCACAGACGGCACCACGCCAAGTTTTCCAAATAAATCGAGGTCCGATTCTTGAACAACCTGCACATGCTCAATTCTCCAGCGTTTATCATTATTGGGTTTTAAGAATTTAGAGTACGCATTTAACGTTACGTTTAATGCTCTATCTCCAATACAATGGGTATTTAATTGGAGGCCAAGCGCATCGCATAGTTCTGCAATTTTTTCAAGTGAATCAGGAGAGGTTGTTAAAATTCCAGAGTTCCCTTCGTCATCATGATAATCACCTATTAAAGCTGCACTTCGCGAACCAAGCGATCCATCTGCATATGCCTTAACGGCGTATTGCTTGAAAAAGGGTTCGTCTACAGTTCCTTGAGTTTTGTAATAATGGAAATTTTCCTGGCTTGGTTCAGCCATGGCGTATAAGCGAACCGGTAAATTGCCTTTAGCCGCTAAATCTTGGTAATTTTTTAAAACTTCGAGAGGTAATCCAGCATCGCAAACGGTAGTTAAACCAGCTTCAATGCAATTATTAGCTCCACGATTTATTAGCTTGTCAAAATCTGTAATGTTAAATGGCAGCTTGTCTGCAACAACTTGCACGGCAACCTCTTTCAAAATTCCATTGTTGTAGTCAACATAACCACCTTCAATTGTAGTTTCAGAGTTAAAGTCAGCCAGATCTAGCGCTGCCTTATTTACAATTGCGCTATGTCCATCCACACGTCCTAAAAGGAGGGGGATGTTGGGAACAATAGAGTCAATTCGAGTTCTGCTTGGTAGTTTTTTCGTAGGCCACTCAGATTCATCCCAACCTCGTCCTGTAATAGCTTTGAGAGTTGGATTAGCCTTTTTAAATGCGGCGATCTTAGCTAGCATTTCAGACTCCGATTTAACCCCTTTAAGGTCGAGTTGAATTTGAGTTAAACTGTATCCATACAAATGGGAGTGGGCATCGATAAAACCAGGATACAAAGTTGCTCCCTTTGCATCTATCTGCTTACCAGAAAATTTGTTTAATATTTCTCTTTCAGCTCCCAAGGCTACAATGCTATCACCGCGAATAGCGATGGCCTGGTGAACCGAGTTTTGTTCATCTAGTGAATAAATTTTGGCATTGTGAATGATTAAATCTGCCTTTTCAGATTTAAATCCACATCCTACGGTACATAATACTAAAAGGGTAAAAACTATCTTATTCATATTTATTAAAGGTTGTGCTGTTTGCTTGTTGAGATGGCATAACTACAAGGTCGTTTATGCAGACATGGTTGGGGGTGTTAATTACAAAGTAAATGCAGTTTGCAACATCTTCAGCTTGAAGTGGGTTAAAGCCCTTATATACCGTTTTAGCCTTATCGGAATCTCCTTTAAATCGCACCAATGAAAACTCGGTTTCAGCAGCTCCGGGGGCAACTTGGGATACGCGAATTTGATCTTTTAAAAAATCCTGCCTCATAGCTTTTGTAATGGCGTCTACCGCATGCTTACTGGCGCAATAAACATTTCCCCCTGGATACACCTCTTTTCCAGCAATAGATCCCACATTAACTATATGGCCGTTTCCTGATTTATTTAAAAAGGGATAAAGGTGTTTGGTTACGTATAGAATTCCCTTAAGGTTGGTGTCAATCATCTGGTCCCAATCGCTTATTTCACCTTCTGCCAGATTTCCTTTGCCAAGTGCAAGTCCCGCGTTGTTGATCAGAATATCTATATTCTTCCATGCATCGGGAAGATTAGAAAATGCTTTTTTTACTAGGTCTTCATTTTGTACATCGAAACAAAGAGTAAAAACTTCGCAGGAGTCTGCTAATTCTTTAGCCAGTTTTTCAAGTCTCTCCTGCCGTCTACCGCAAATAATGAGTCGATTTGCGCCTTTTGAAGCTATTTTTGCCAAAGCAAGTCCGAAGCCAGAAGTGGCACCAGTGATTAAAATGGTTCGTTTCCTCATAAAAATGATTTCGACCGAAGTTTAACAAGAAATCGGCAAACAGATAGTTAATTAGTAATATTGCCAAATCTTTCAAGGAGCAAAAAGATTTTTTTCATGCAAAAAGCACAAGAAAGCCTTGCTACACTAGAGCAGGCTAAGCAATTAGGTCTATTAGAAGAGGAGTTTACCCAAATCAAAGAGATTTTAGGTAGAACCCCGAATTTTACTGAAATGAGTGTCTACAGTGTAATGTGGAGTGAGCACTGTTCTTATAAAAACTCAATTAAATGGCTTAAAACTCTACCTAAAGATGGTGAGCGTATGTTGGTTAAAGCCGGTGAAGAAAACGCCGGATTGGTTGACATAGGAGATGGACTTGCCTGTGCTTTTAAAATTGAATCGCATAATCACCCTTCAGCAATTGAGCCTTATCAAGGAGCAGCTACTGGAGTAGGTGGGATTAATAGAGATATTTTTACAATGGGGGCAAGACCCATTGCTCAATTAAACTCTTTGAGATTCGGAAATCCGAAACTTGATAGAACCAAGTGGTTGGTAAAGGGAGTGTCAAAAGGAATTGGTGATTACGGAAATTCATTTGGAATCCCTACCGTTGGTGGTGAGGTGATGTTCGATGAGAGTTTTAACACTAATCCGCTCGTAAATGCTTTTTCTGCAGGAATAGTAAAGGTAGGGAAAACCATTTCTGCGAAATCAACAGGTGTTGGAAACCCTGTATATATAGTTGGATCTTCTACTGGTAAAGACGGGATCCACGGTGCTGCATTTGCTTCAAAGGATATTACGGATGATTCCGCCAATGATTTACCATCGGTTCAGGTTGGGGATCCTTTCCAAGAAAAACTACTTTTAGAGGCTACCATGGAATTGGCAGAAACTAATGCAGTTGTTGGTATGCAAGATATGGGGGCGGCAGGAATTACCTGTTCTACTTGTGAAATGTCTGCAGCTGGCGGTCATGGAATGAAAATTCACTTGGATAAAGTTCCAACTCGTCAGGAAGGAATGCTGCCATTCGAAATTTTACTTTCTGAAAGCCAAGAGCGTATGCTAGTGGTTGTGAAGAAGGGACAAGAATCTGTGATAGAAGGTATTTTCCAGAAATGGGATTTAAATGCAGTAAATATTGGTGAAGTAACTGAAGGACCAAATGTTACCTTCTTGGTTAATGGAGAAGTTGTTGCAGATGTTCCAGCCGAAAGCCTTGTACTAGGTGGAGGTGCTCCTGTTTATGAAAGAGAGTATAAAGAACCTGCGTATTATGAGGAGTACAAAAAGTTCGATATAAATTCAGTAAAGGATTTCGAAATAGGGGAATTGGCAACAATCACGAAACAAATGGTGGCTTTGCCGAACATTTCTTCTAAAAGATTTATTTACGATCAATACGATAGAATGGTAGGAACTGCTACCATGAATTCAGGTATTTCTTCTGATGCAGGGGTGGTAGCGATAAAAGGAACCAATAAGGCTCTTGCTATGACAGTTGATTGTAATTCGCGCATGGTACATGCTAATCCTGAAGAGGGCTGTGCCATGGCAGTTGCAGAGGCAGCAAGAAACCTAGTTTGTTCAGGTGCAGAGCCATTGGCAGTAACCAATTGCCTGAATTTTGGAAATCCGTACAACCCAGAATCTTACTGGCAATTTGTTGGTGCGATTAAGGGAATGACTAAAGCCTGTGAAAGATTCAAAACTCCGGTAACGGGTGGAAACGTGAGTTTCTATAACCAAACCGTAACCGATGCTGGAGAGCAGCCGGTACATCCTACTCCAAGTATTGGGATGATAGGTTTATTGGAGAATAGAGAGTACTTTACTCCAGCGGAGTTTGGTGTGAAAGGAGATTTAATTTTCCTTGTTGGACATAGCAA
This region of Luteibaculum oceani genomic DNA includes:
- a CDS encoding NAD(P)H-dependent flavin oxidoreductase, producing MAPMFLVSNEQMMLAGMQEGVMAAFPSLNFRKDGELDAVLKRLNENAVNAPGSYGVNLIVQKSNPLYVKHLDVCVANKVPFYITSLGNPKEVIEKAHGYGGRVFCDVTNLAHARKVAGLGCDGFIAVGAGAGGHAGPNALHVLVERLNNEFPEIPVVAAGGVATGKSMAGLMVLGAAGVSVGTRFISSDEASVNDAYKSAINDYDMDDIVLTEKISGTPCAVINTPFAKKIGYKQNFFEKLLSKNRTIRKYFKMLVQYRGMKWMEKSAKPGNYQTLWSAGQSVGMIKETLSTKEIIQNFKEQYHSAISIYCKKEEIPG
- a CDS encoding amidohydrolase — its product is MNKIVFTLLVLCTVGCGFKSEKADLIIHNAKIYSLDEQNSVHQAIAIRGDSIVALGAEREILNKFSGKQIDAKGATLYPGFIDAHSHLYGYSLTQIQLDLKGVKSESEMLAKIAAFKKANPTLKAITGRGWDESEWPTKKLPSRTRIDSIVPNIPLLLGRVDGHSAIVNKAALDLADFNSETTIEGGYVDYNNGILKEVAVQVVADKLPFNITDFDKLINRGANNCIEAGLTTVCDAGLPLEVLKNYQDLAAKGNLPVRLYAMAEPSQENFHYYKTQGTVDEPFFKQYAVKAYADGSLGSRSAALIGDYHDDEGNSGILTTSPDSLEKIAELCDALGLQLNTHCIGDRALNVTLNAYSKFLKPNNDKRWRIEHVQVVQESDLDLFGKLGVVPSVQPTHATSDAKWAAERLGPNRLNLSYAYQTLTKQLGWIALGTDFPVEDIDPIATFYSAVFREDIGGKLNEKFLAEEALTREQALRGITIWAALSMHMEDEVGSLETGKKADLVLLNTDLLEANPEAIKNTSVLLTIIGGKVVFKK
- a CDS encoding SDR family NAD(P)-dependent oxidoreductase translates to MRKRTILITGATSGFGLALAKIASKGANRLIICGRRQERLEKLAKELADSCEVFTLCFDVQNEDLVKKAFSNLPDAWKNIDILINNAGLALGKGNLAEGEISDWDQMIDTNLKGILYVTKHLYPFLNKSGNGHIVNVGSIAGKEVYPGGNVYCASKHAVDAITKAMRQDFLKDQIRVSQVAPGAAETEFSLVRFKGDSDKAKTVYKGFNPLQAEDVANCIYFVINTPNHVCINDLVVMPSQQANSTTFNKYE
- the purL gene encoding phosphoribosylformylglycinamidine synthase subunit PurL; protein product: MQKAQESLATLEQAKQLGLLEEEFTQIKEILGRTPNFTEMSVYSVMWSEHCSYKNSIKWLKTLPKDGERMLVKAGEENAGLVDIGDGLACAFKIESHNHPSAIEPYQGAATGVGGINRDIFTMGARPIAQLNSLRFGNPKLDRTKWLVKGVSKGIGDYGNSFGIPTVGGEVMFDESFNTNPLVNAFSAGIVKVGKTISAKSTGVGNPVYIVGSSTGKDGIHGAAFASKDITDDSANDLPSVQVGDPFQEKLLLEATMELAETNAVVGMQDMGAAGITCSTCEMSAAGGHGMKIHLDKVPTRQEGMLPFEILLSESQERMLVVVKKGQESVIEGIFQKWDLNAVNIGEVTEGPNVTFLVNGEVVADVPAESLVLGGGAPVYEREYKEPAYYEEYKKFDINSVKDFEIGELATITKQMVALPNISSKRFIYDQYDRMVGTATMNSGISSDAGVVAIKGTNKALAMTVDCNSRMVHANPEEGCAMAVAEAARNLVCSGAEPLAVTNCLNFGNPYNPESYWQFVGAIKGMTKACERFKTPVTGGNVSFYNQTVTDAGEQPVHPTPSIGMIGLLENREYFTPAEFGVKGDLIFLVGHSKDDISCSEYLYNLKGVKKSTTPAFDLEEEYRLQSAIKDVIREKLISAAHDVSNGGLMVSLLEMAMPKELGFDIESDLEFRMDSYFFGEAPSRVVVSVPEAIHDEFIEFMNLRPEVPYTLLGHVTKGRISVDGKPMGDIKDYKKIYQNSLSEILEN